The Phoenix dactylifera cultivar Barhee BC4 chromosome 12, palm_55x_up_171113_PBpolish2nd_filt_p, whole genome shotgun sequence genome has a window encoding:
- the LOC120112767 gene encoding probable UDP-arabinose 4-epimerase 3 isoform X4, with amino-acid sequence MLPVNRSRGQPRAGMDCSDSRHKPHFLGKVLMAAILTALCIFILKQSPGFGGESVFARHEPRVTHVLVTGGAGYIGSHAALRLLKDSYRVTIVDNLSRGNIGAIRVLQELFPEPGRLQFIYADLGNAKVVNQIFAENAFDAVMHFAAVAYVGESTLEPLRYYHNITANTLVILEAMAARGVKTLIYSSTCATYGEPKKMPITEETPQFPINPYGKAKKMAEDIILDFSKNSDMAVMILRYFNVIGSDLGGRLGEAPRPELREHGRISGACFDAALGIIPGLKVKGTDYPTADGTCIRDYIDVTDLVDAHVKALDMARPNKVGIYNVGTGKGRSVKEFVEACKKATGANIKVEYLDRRPGDYAEVYSDPSKINRELNWTAQYTDLQESLSIAWKWQKSHRNGYGSPSVMTA; translated from the exons ATGCTACCTGTCAACAGGAGTAGAGGTCAGCCTAGGGCTG GAATGGATTGCTCAGATTCGAGACACAAGCCTCATTTTCTTGGAAAAGTTCTTATGGCTGCTATTCTCACAGCCTTGTGCATATTCATTTTGAAGCAATCCCCTGGTTTCGGTGGTGAAAGTGTG TTTGCTCGTCATGAACCTAGGGTCACCCATGTCTTAGTAACAGGTGGTGCTGGATATATTGGCTCACATGCTGCACTTCGACTCTTGAAGGACTCATATCGAGTGACAATTGTG GATAACCTTTCTAGGGGAAATATTGGAGCAATTAGGGTTCTTCAGGAGCTTTTCCCAGAGCCAGGGAGACTTCAATTCATTTATGCTGATCTGGGCAATGCAAAAGTT GTCAAtcaaatatttgcagaaaatgCATTTGATGCTGTTATGCACTTTGCAGCTGTTGCATATGTTGGGGAAAGTACACTTGAACCTCTTAG GTACTATCATAATATCACTGCAAACACTTTGGTCATTCTGGAGGCTATGGCAGCACGTGGTGTTAAAACTCTCATTTACTCGAGTACATGCGCAACTTATGGGGAGCCGAAAAAAATGCCTATTACAGAAGAAACTCCTCAG TTTCCTATCAACCCATATGGGAAGGCCAAGAAAATGGCAGAGGACATCATTTTGGATTTCTCAAAGAATTCAGATATGGCTGTGATGATCTTAAG ATATTTCAATGTCATTGGGTCAGATCTAGGGGGAAGGTTAGGCGAGGCTCCTAGACCTGAATTACGAGAGCATGGACGTATATCTGGTGCATGCTTTGATGCTGCATTAGGAATAATTCCAGGGCTGAAG GTTAAAGGAACAGACTATCCCACAGCTGATGGAACTTGTATAAGAGATTATATTGATGTCACTGATCTGGTTGATGCTCATGTGAAAGCTCTTGACATGGCAAGGCCTAACAAAGTTGGTATATACAATGTCGGCACTGGAAAAG GTAGATCAGTTAAGGAGTTTGTGGAAGCCTGCAAGAAAGCAACCGGGGCTAATATTAAGGTTGAATACCTTGACCGCAGACCAGGTGACTATGCTGAGGTATACAGTGACCCTTCAAAGATTAATCGTGAACTTAACTGGACGGCGCAGTACACTGATCTTCAGGAGAGCCTTTCCATTGCATGGAAATGGCAGAAATCACATCGAAATGGCTATGGATCACCCTCGGTCATGACTGCTTGA
- the LOC120112767 gene encoding probable UDP-arabinose 4-epimerase 2 isoform X5, with protein MLPVNRSRGFHLTGMDCSDSRHKPHFLGKVLMAAILTALCIFILKQSPGFGGESVFARHEPRVTHVLVTGGAGYIGSHAALRLLKDSYRVTIVDNLSRGNIGAIRVLQELFPEPGRLQFIYADLGNAKVVNQIFAENAFDAVMHFAAVAYVGESTLEPLRYYHNITANTLVILEAMAARGVKTLIYSSTCATYGEPKKMPITEETPQFPINPYGKAKKMAEDIILDFSKNSDMAVMILRYFNVIGSDLGGRLGEAPRPELREHGRISGACFDAALGIIPGLKVKGTDYPTADGTCIRDYIDVTDLVDAHVKALDMARPNKVGIYNVGTGKGRSVKEFVEACKKATGANIKVEYLDRRPGDYAEVYSDPSKINRELNWTAQYTDLQESLSIAWKWQKSHRNGYGSPSVMTA; from the exons ATGCTACCTGTCAACAGGAGTAGAG GCTTCCACCTTACAGGAATGGATTGCTCAGATTCGAGACACAAGCCTCATTTTCTTGGAAAAGTTCTTATGGCTGCTATTCTCACAGCCTTGTGCATATTCATTTTGAAGCAATCCCCTGGTTTCGGTGGTGAAAGTGTG TTTGCTCGTCATGAACCTAGGGTCACCCATGTCTTAGTAACAGGTGGTGCTGGATATATTGGCTCACATGCTGCACTTCGACTCTTGAAGGACTCATATCGAGTGACAATTGTG GATAACCTTTCTAGGGGAAATATTGGAGCAATTAGGGTTCTTCAGGAGCTTTTCCCAGAGCCAGGGAGACTTCAATTCATTTATGCTGATCTGGGCAATGCAAAAGTT GTCAAtcaaatatttgcagaaaatgCATTTGATGCTGTTATGCACTTTGCAGCTGTTGCATATGTTGGGGAAAGTACACTTGAACCTCTTAG GTACTATCATAATATCACTGCAAACACTTTGGTCATTCTGGAGGCTATGGCAGCACGTGGTGTTAAAACTCTCATTTACTCGAGTACATGCGCAACTTATGGGGAGCCGAAAAAAATGCCTATTACAGAAGAAACTCCTCAG TTTCCTATCAACCCATATGGGAAGGCCAAGAAAATGGCAGAGGACATCATTTTGGATTTCTCAAAGAATTCAGATATGGCTGTGATGATCTTAAG ATATTTCAATGTCATTGGGTCAGATCTAGGGGGAAGGTTAGGCGAGGCTCCTAGACCTGAATTACGAGAGCATGGACGTATATCTGGTGCATGCTTTGATGCTGCATTAGGAATAATTCCAGGGCTGAAG GTTAAAGGAACAGACTATCCCACAGCTGATGGAACTTGTATAAGAGATTATATTGATGTCACTGATCTGGTTGATGCTCATGTGAAAGCTCTTGACATGGCAAGGCCTAACAAAGTTGGTATATACAATGTCGGCACTGGAAAAG GTAGATCAGTTAAGGAGTTTGTGGAAGCCTGCAAGAAAGCAACCGGGGCTAATATTAAGGTTGAATACCTTGACCGCAGACCAGGTGACTATGCTGAGGTATACAGTGACCCTTCAAAGATTAATCGTGAACTTAACTGGACGGCGCAGTACACTGATCTTCAGGAGAGCCTTTCCATTGCATGGAAATGGCAGAAATCACATCGAAATGGCTATGGATCACCCTCGGTCATGACTGCTTGA
- the LOC120112767 gene encoding probable UDP-arabinose 4-epimerase 2 isoform X1 — MLPVNRSRGQPRAGRSWPFSGFHLTGMDCSDSRHKPHFLGKVLMAAILTALCIFILKQSPGFGGESVFARHEPRVTHVLVTGGAGYIGSHAALRLLKDSYRVTIVDNLSRGNIGAIRVLQELFPEPGRLQFIYADLGNAKVVNQIFAENAFDAVMHFAAVAYVGESTLEPLRYYHNITANTLVILEAMAARGVKTLIYSSTCATYGEPKKMPITEETPQFPINPYGKAKKMAEDIILDFSKNSDMAVMILRYFNVIGSDLGGRLGEAPRPELREHGRISGACFDAALGIIPGLKVKGTDYPTADGTCIRDYIDVTDLVDAHVKALDMARPNKVGIYNVGTGKGRSVKEFVEACKKATGANIKVEYLDRRPGDYAEVYSDPSKINRELNWTAQYTDLQESLSIAWKWQKSHRNGYGSPSVMTA; from the exons ATGCTACCTGTCAACAGGAGTAGAGGTCAGCCTAGGGCTGGTAGATCCTGGCCCTTTTCAG GCTTCCACCTTACAGGAATGGATTGCTCAGATTCGAGACACAAGCCTCATTTTCTTGGAAAAGTTCTTATGGCTGCTATTCTCACAGCCTTGTGCATATTCATTTTGAAGCAATCCCCTGGTTTCGGTGGTGAAAGTGTG TTTGCTCGTCATGAACCTAGGGTCACCCATGTCTTAGTAACAGGTGGTGCTGGATATATTGGCTCACATGCTGCACTTCGACTCTTGAAGGACTCATATCGAGTGACAATTGTG GATAACCTTTCTAGGGGAAATATTGGAGCAATTAGGGTTCTTCAGGAGCTTTTCCCAGAGCCAGGGAGACTTCAATTCATTTATGCTGATCTGGGCAATGCAAAAGTT GTCAAtcaaatatttgcagaaaatgCATTTGATGCTGTTATGCACTTTGCAGCTGTTGCATATGTTGGGGAAAGTACACTTGAACCTCTTAG GTACTATCATAATATCACTGCAAACACTTTGGTCATTCTGGAGGCTATGGCAGCACGTGGTGTTAAAACTCTCATTTACTCGAGTACATGCGCAACTTATGGGGAGCCGAAAAAAATGCCTATTACAGAAGAAACTCCTCAG TTTCCTATCAACCCATATGGGAAGGCCAAGAAAATGGCAGAGGACATCATTTTGGATTTCTCAAAGAATTCAGATATGGCTGTGATGATCTTAAG ATATTTCAATGTCATTGGGTCAGATCTAGGGGGAAGGTTAGGCGAGGCTCCTAGACCTGAATTACGAGAGCATGGACGTATATCTGGTGCATGCTTTGATGCTGCATTAGGAATAATTCCAGGGCTGAAG GTTAAAGGAACAGACTATCCCACAGCTGATGGAACTTGTATAAGAGATTATATTGATGTCACTGATCTGGTTGATGCTCATGTGAAAGCTCTTGACATGGCAAGGCCTAACAAAGTTGGTATATACAATGTCGGCACTGGAAAAG GTAGATCAGTTAAGGAGTTTGTGGAAGCCTGCAAGAAAGCAACCGGGGCTAATATTAAGGTTGAATACCTTGACCGCAGACCAGGTGACTATGCTGAGGTATACAGTGACCCTTCAAAGATTAATCGTGAACTTAACTGGACGGCGCAGTACACTGATCTTCAGGAGAGCCTTTCCATTGCATGGAAATGGCAGAAATCACATCGAAATGGCTATGGATCACCCTCGGTCATGACTGCTTGA
- the LOC120112767 gene encoding probable UDP-arabinose 4-epimerase 2 isoform X2, which translates to MLPVNRSRGQPRAGRSWPFSGMDCSDSRHKPHFLGKVLMAAILTALCIFILKQSPGFGGESVFARHEPRVTHVLVTGGAGYIGSHAALRLLKDSYRVTIVDNLSRGNIGAIRVLQELFPEPGRLQFIYADLGNAKVVNQIFAENAFDAVMHFAAVAYVGESTLEPLRYYHNITANTLVILEAMAARGVKTLIYSSTCATYGEPKKMPITEETPQFPINPYGKAKKMAEDIILDFSKNSDMAVMILRYFNVIGSDLGGRLGEAPRPELREHGRISGACFDAALGIIPGLKVKGTDYPTADGTCIRDYIDVTDLVDAHVKALDMARPNKVGIYNVGTGKGRSVKEFVEACKKATGANIKVEYLDRRPGDYAEVYSDPSKINRELNWTAQYTDLQESLSIAWKWQKSHRNGYGSPSVMTA; encoded by the exons ATGCTACCTGTCAACAGGAGTAGAGGTCAGCCTAGGGCTGGTAGATCCTGGCCCTTTTCAG GAATGGATTGCTCAGATTCGAGACACAAGCCTCATTTTCTTGGAAAAGTTCTTATGGCTGCTATTCTCACAGCCTTGTGCATATTCATTTTGAAGCAATCCCCTGGTTTCGGTGGTGAAAGTGTG TTTGCTCGTCATGAACCTAGGGTCACCCATGTCTTAGTAACAGGTGGTGCTGGATATATTGGCTCACATGCTGCACTTCGACTCTTGAAGGACTCATATCGAGTGACAATTGTG GATAACCTTTCTAGGGGAAATATTGGAGCAATTAGGGTTCTTCAGGAGCTTTTCCCAGAGCCAGGGAGACTTCAATTCATTTATGCTGATCTGGGCAATGCAAAAGTT GTCAAtcaaatatttgcagaaaatgCATTTGATGCTGTTATGCACTTTGCAGCTGTTGCATATGTTGGGGAAAGTACACTTGAACCTCTTAG GTACTATCATAATATCACTGCAAACACTTTGGTCATTCTGGAGGCTATGGCAGCACGTGGTGTTAAAACTCTCATTTACTCGAGTACATGCGCAACTTATGGGGAGCCGAAAAAAATGCCTATTACAGAAGAAACTCCTCAG TTTCCTATCAACCCATATGGGAAGGCCAAGAAAATGGCAGAGGACATCATTTTGGATTTCTCAAAGAATTCAGATATGGCTGTGATGATCTTAAG ATATTTCAATGTCATTGGGTCAGATCTAGGGGGAAGGTTAGGCGAGGCTCCTAGACCTGAATTACGAGAGCATGGACGTATATCTGGTGCATGCTTTGATGCTGCATTAGGAATAATTCCAGGGCTGAAG GTTAAAGGAACAGACTATCCCACAGCTGATGGAACTTGTATAAGAGATTATATTGATGTCACTGATCTGGTTGATGCTCATGTGAAAGCTCTTGACATGGCAAGGCCTAACAAAGTTGGTATATACAATGTCGGCACTGGAAAAG GTAGATCAGTTAAGGAGTTTGTGGAAGCCTGCAAGAAAGCAACCGGGGCTAATATTAAGGTTGAATACCTTGACCGCAGACCAGGTGACTATGCTGAGGTATACAGTGACCCTTCAAAGATTAATCGTGAACTTAACTGGACGGCGCAGTACACTGATCTTCAGGAGAGCCTTTCCATTGCATGGAAATGGCAGAAATCACATCGAAATGGCTATGGATCACCCTCGGTCATGACTGCTTGA
- the LOC120112767 gene encoding probable UDP-arabinose 4-epimerase 2 isoform X6, with product MLPVNRSRGMDCSDSRHKPHFLGKVLMAAILTALCIFILKQSPGFGGESVFARHEPRVTHVLVTGGAGYIGSHAALRLLKDSYRVTIVDNLSRGNIGAIRVLQELFPEPGRLQFIYADLGNAKVVNQIFAENAFDAVMHFAAVAYVGESTLEPLRYYHNITANTLVILEAMAARGVKTLIYSSTCATYGEPKKMPITEETPQFPINPYGKAKKMAEDIILDFSKNSDMAVMILRYFNVIGSDLGGRLGEAPRPELREHGRISGACFDAALGIIPGLKVKGTDYPTADGTCIRDYIDVTDLVDAHVKALDMARPNKVGIYNVGTGKGRSVKEFVEACKKATGANIKVEYLDRRPGDYAEVYSDPSKINRELNWTAQYTDLQESLSIAWKWQKSHRNGYGSPSVMTA from the exons ATGCTACCTGTCAACAGGAGTAGAG GAATGGATTGCTCAGATTCGAGACACAAGCCTCATTTTCTTGGAAAAGTTCTTATGGCTGCTATTCTCACAGCCTTGTGCATATTCATTTTGAAGCAATCCCCTGGTTTCGGTGGTGAAAGTGTG TTTGCTCGTCATGAACCTAGGGTCACCCATGTCTTAGTAACAGGTGGTGCTGGATATATTGGCTCACATGCTGCACTTCGACTCTTGAAGGACTCATATCGAGTGACAATTGTG GATAACCTTTCTAGGGGAAATATTGGAGCAATTAGGGTTCTTCAGGAGCTTTTCCCAGAGCCAGGGAGACTTCAATTCATTTATGCTGATCTGGGCAATGCAAAAGTT GTCAAtcaaatatttgcagaaaatgCATTTGATGCTGTTATGCACTTTGCAGCTGTTGCATATGTTGGGGAAAGTACACTTGAACCTCTTAG GTACTATCATAATATCACTGCAAACACTTTGGTCATTCTGGAGGCTATGGCAGCACGTGGTGTTAAAACTCTCATTTACTCGAGTACATGCGCAACTTATGGGGAGCCGAAAAAAATGCCTATTACAGAAGAAACTCCTCAG TTTCCTATCAACCCATATGGGAAGGCCAAGAAAATGGCAGAGGACATCATTTTGGATTTCTCAAAGAATTCAGATATGGCTGTGATGATCTTAAG ATATTTCAATGTCATTGGGTCAGATCTAGGGGGAAGGTTAGGCGAGGCTCCTAGACCTGAATTACGAGAGCATGGACGTATATCTGGTGCATGCTTTGATGCTGCATTAGGAATAATTCCAGGGCTGAAG GTTAAAGGAACAGACTATCCCACAGCTGATGGAACTTGTATAAGAGATTATATTGATGTCACTGATCTGGTTGATGCTCATGTGAAAGCTCTTGACATGGCAAGGCCTAACAAAGTTGGTATATACAATGTCGGCACTGGAAAAG GTAGATCAGTTAAGGAGTTTGTGGAAGCCTGCAAGAAAGCAACCGGGGCTAATATTAAGGTTGAATACCTTGACCGCAGACCAGGTGACTATGCTGAGGTATACAGTGACCCTTCAAAGATTAATCGTGAACTTAACTGGACGGCGCAGTACACTGATCTTCAGGAGAGCCTTTCCATTGCATGGAAATGGCAGAAATCACATCGAAATGGCTATGGATCACCCTCGGTCATGACTGCTTGA
- the LOC120112767 gene encoding probable UDP-arabinose 4-epimerase 2 isoform X3, with amino-acid sequence MLPVNRSRGQPRAGFHLTGMDCSDSRHKPHFLGKVLMAAILTALCIFILKQSPGFGGESVFARHEPRVTHVLVTGGAGYIGSHAALRLLKDSYRVTIVDNLSRGNIGAIRVLQELFPEPGRLQFIYADLGNAKVVNQIFAENAFDAVMHFAAVAYVGESTLEPLRYYHNITANTLVILEAMAARGVKTLIYSSTCATYGEPKKMPITEETPQFPINPYGKAKKMAEDIILDFSKNSDMAVMILRYFNVIGSDLGGRLGEAPRPELREHGRISGACFDAALGIIPGLKVKGTDYPTADGTCIRDYIDVTDLVDAHVKALDMARPNKVGIYNVGTGKGRSVKEFVEACKKATGANIKVEYLDRRPGDYAEVYSDPSKINRELNWTAQYTDLQESLSIAWKWQKSHRNGYGSPSVMTA; translated from the exons ATGCTACCTGTCAACAGGAGTAGAGGTCAGCCTAGGGCTG GCTTCCACCTTACAGGAATGGATTGCTCAGATTCGAGACACAAGCCTCATTTTCTTGGAAAAGTTCTTATGGCTGCTATTCTCACAGCCTTGTGCATATTCATTTTGAAGCAATCCCCTGGTTTCGGTGGTGAAAGTGTG TTTGCTCGTCATGAACCTAGGGTCACCCATGTCTTAGTAACAGGTGGTGCTGGATATATTGGCTCACATGCTGCACTTCGACTCTTGAAGGACTCATATCGAGTGACAATTGTG GATAACCTTTCTAGGGGAAATATTGGAGCAATTAGGGTTCTTCAGGAGCTTTTCCCAGAGCCAGGGAGACTTCAATTCATTTATGCTGATCTGGGCAATGCAAAAGTT GTCAAtcaaatatttgcagaaaatgCATTTGATGCTGTTATGCACTTTGCAGCTGTTGCATATGTTGGGGAAAGTACACTTGAACCTCTTAG GTACTATCATAATATCACTGCAAACACTTTGGTCATTCTGGAGGCTATGGCAGCACGTGGTGTTAAAACTCTCATTTACTCGAGTACATGCGCAACTTATGGGGAGCCGAAAAAAATGCCTATTACAGAAGAAACTCCTCAG TTTCCTATCAACCCATATGGGAAGGCCAAGAAAATGGCAGAGGACATCATTTTGGATTTCTCAAAGAATTCAGATATGGCTGTGATGATCTTAAG ATATTTCAATGTCATTGGGTCAGATCTAGGGGGAAGGTTAGGCGAGGCTCCTAGACCTGAATTACGAGAGCATGGACGTATATCTGGTGCATGCTTTGATGCTGCATTAGGAATAATTCCAGGGCTGAAG GTTAAAGGAACAGACTATCCCACAGCTGATGGAACTTGTATAAGAGATTATATTGATGTCACTGATCTGGTTGATGCTCATGTGAAAGCTCTTGACATGGCAAGGCCTAACAAAGTTGGTATATACAATGTCGGCACTGGAAAAG GTAGATCAGTTAAGGAGTTTGTGGAAGCCTGCAAGAAAGCAACCGGGGCTAATATTAAGGTTGAATACCTTGACCGCAGACCAGGTGACTATGCTGAGGTATACAGTGACCCTTCAAAGATTAATCGTGAACTTAACTGGACGGCGCAGTACACTGATCTTCAGGAGAGCCTTTCCATTGCATGGAAATGGCAGAAATCACATCGAAATGGCTATGGATCACCCTCGGTCATGACTGCTTGA